AAACCGTTCCTGCAACACGTCGTGGTCACGCAGCCATGCGACGCGGTCGAAGTACGCGAGCGCCTCCGGTCCGAGTGGGTCGGAGAAACCGTGGAGGAGGTCCTCGGCCATCAAGTCCGTCGGAGCGTCCGTTCGGCGCAGGAAGACGAAGCCGAATCCCACTCCTTCTACGTTCGACTCCTCGAGATGATCGAGCCATGCATTGGCGCGCTCCTCGGTGGCTGGGTCCCGCGGGTCCTGGCCGCCATCCTTGAGCCAGGTCCCCACGTAGAGTGCAGGATCGGCGACATCACGCTGCACCACCCAGGCGTCGACGCCGTGTGCCGGGAGCCACGATGCGATCCGTGATCGCCAGTCTTCGCCTTCGATATGTACCCACGACGCGAGCAGAGCGGCAGTCCCACCGGGATTCAGATAGTCGACGGACCGCGAGATCATCAGTTCGCTGGCGCCGTCGAGATCGAGACCGGAATCTCGATAGGTGTGGTGAACGCGCGCCTCACCGACGACAAACGGGGGATTGGCGACAACTTGGTCGAAGGTTCGTCCTTCGATGGGTTCGAACCACGAACCCTGATGCAACTCGACGTCGAGGCCGTTGAGCGCCATGGTTGTGGCGGTGAGATCGATCGCGCGTTGGTTGATATCCGTCGCGGTGACGGAATCGGCGTAGGTCTTGGCGTGCAGGGCCTGGATTCCGCAGCCCGTGCCCACATCGAGAACACTTCCGACGCGAGAGGTCGGCGTTGCCTGCAGTAGTGACAGTGACGCGTGCCCAACGCCGAGTACATGGTCGCTGGTCGTGGACTGCTTCGGCCGAATTCCGCCGTCCAGGTCCGAAATCACCCAATGGTCGCCGGCGCCGACGTCGATGGGCCGCAGATCCACGGCGGCACGTACAGCGGAGTCGGCCGAGATTTCCAGCAGACCTGCCTCGATCGCATCGTCGACGGTCAGCGGCGCCAGTGCGGCGGCGACGTCGTCGCGAGCACAGTCGTCGGCCAGAAGGAACAACCGGATGAGAACACCGATGTCACCGTGCTCACGGCTCGCGCGTCGCACCGGAACCGGTTCACTGCGACCGAGCGCTGCGTGAACTTCCGGACCGAGCAGCTCGAGCAGGGTGTCGGTGTCGAACTGATTGCGCAGCAGCGCCGTGCGCAGCGCAGGGGTGATGGACAGGAGTGTTGTGCTCACCCGGACATTCTCGCAGGCGACAACTTTCGCCCGGGTGACGCGTCAACTCTCGATGATGTGATGTGGACTGGACTCGATCTCGCCGGCGTTGTGGCGTCGGCCGTCGTAGCGACTCGGTTCGTCCTTCGTGCGCGGTGGTCGATCATTTGCGATGAGGACCGCGATCCACGGAAGTGGGATGGACGCACCGATGATCAGCATCGAGACCCAGCCGTTCTCCCAAATGCCATAGGCGATAGCAGCCAGAATCAACGCGGGGAAACGGAAAGCCATGATCGTCATGTACTTCCGCACGCGCGCTTTGTGCTGCTCGTCGATGGACAACTGTGCTTCGGTGATCAGTACGGGATTGTCGGGTGTTCCGGCTTCGTCGGAGTGACCGAACGCGCCATTTCGTGCCATAGCTCCACTGTTCCACTCTCGGCCGACAATTGCACACGCGGCCCGACGGTCGCACCGCGCTCGTGGAGACGGCATTATTGGAGGTATGAGCACCCAAACCAAGGAACGCCCCGACGTCTCGACCGACGAAACGACCGATGACGACACCCCGAAGTTCTTTCACTACGTCAAGAAGAACAAGATCGCCGAAAGTGCAGTGATGGGCACGCATGTGGTTGCACTGTGCGGCGAGGTCTTTCCGGTCACCAAGTCGGCAAAGCCGGGATCGCCCGTGTGCCCCGACTGCAAGAAGATCTACGAAGGGCTTCGCAAAGGCGAATGACCGGGTAGTCGGGACCGGCCTCGCTGCGCCGGATCCGACCCGTAGTCCGAACTCGGCGACTCGACAGTGTCAGCGCAGTCGGTCGCCGAGTTCGTCTCTGCTCCCATGCCGTCGCAATCCTTGCCGTCCGGGTTGGCGCGCCGACTTCGCGGTCGACCGTACGTCGGCACTGCTGCCGGATCGGCTTTGTCACCCGATACTCGAATCGGACTGGTTGCCAGGTGCCACGTCAGAGTGGTCACGGGCCCCGCGCTGTTGTCGTCCTCCTGCTGTGCGGCCAGCCACTCACGGACCTGTTCCAGTCGCGTCGCTCGCGCCGGCCAGAATTCCTGCACCGTCGCGTTGAACTCGGCTCCGAGTACCACCGCAAAGCCGAGGAAGAACGTGAACAGCAGGAAGGCGATCGGCGTAGCCAAGGCTCCGTAGGTGTAGCCGGTGCCGGTGACAAAGCCCAGGTACCAGCGCAATCCGGTGCTCGCGGCCATGAAGAACACACCCGCGACCAGTGCGCCGGCAAGAAGTCGATGCCACGGCAGGGACTTCGGCAACGCGACTTTGTACAGCGTTGTCAGACCGATGATGACCAGCAAGCCAACGGCCGGGTAGTAAAACGTGTCGACGAGGTTCGAGCCCACGTCGTACCACGACGGCGGCAACACACGGCCGATCATCGTCGGACCCAGTGCGACCATCGGCAGGATGAACACTGCCAACCCGAGGAACATCACGTAGAGCAGCAGGGCAAAAATCCGTTGCCAGATCGGGTTACGTGCATCCTTCTGACCGTGCGCTTCGACAATCGAATCCACGAACGTCGAGATCGCCGACGAACCGGCCCACAGTGACAGCAGGAATCCGACCGAGATGATTTCCGGCCGGCCACGTTGAAGAACGTCGGTGACCGTCGGCCTGATGATCTGATCGACGACGTTTTCACTGAAGACAGTTCCGCTGAACGTGACGATCTTCGACTCGATGATCTCGACGGTGTTCGGTCCGAACCAGCCGCCGATGTAGCCGATCATGCCGAGCAACCCCAGCAGTAGCGGGGCAAGTGAGAGCGTCTGCCAGAATGCGGCCGTTGCGGCTTTGGCGAAGATCGAGTCATCCCAGGCCTTGCTCAGAGTGCGGCCGATCAGCTGCCCCGTGCGGCGCAGCGGATGCCATCTGCGGTGATGCAGATCACTTCCGTGCGTCGTCGGGCCCGCCTTGTCACTCATAATCACTCCAGCATTCCTGATGACACGCCCCGATGCCCAACCGCGGCGTCGCCGTGTCGCATATTTTTCCGCGGCGAGGGTTGCGCCTGCGATCTCGTGAAACCTCGCCGCGGGAGGGCATCGGTAGTGAATCCGGCCATGCCCGGGTGTTCGGGTGCGGCTTTCGTCGGTAGCGACAGTTAGGCTCGTCGCCGGACATTCATGAAAAATCTAGGAGCGCGAGGCAATAGTGCGATTCCAGTGGAGGCGCGCTTATGACGTCTGAGACAACGGCGACAGAAGTGACAGGGGCAGCCGAAGTGAACAACTCGACCGAGAGTGCCGGAGCGCAACCGACGGCATCGACGGGGTCGCTTCGCGCGTGGCAGCGGCGTGCACTCACCAAGTACTTGGCAAGCAGTCCTCGCGATTTTCTCGCGGTGGCAACCCCGGGTGCCGGTAAGACGACATTCGCGCTGCGGGTGGCGTCGGAACTGCTTCGCGACCGGACCGTCGACCAGATCACCGTCGTTGCTCCCACCGAGCACCTCAAGCATCAGTGGGCAGAATCGGCCCAGCGTTCAGGCTTGTCGTTGGATTCACGGTTCTCCAACTCCACCGGCCAGACGTCCAGCGACTATCACGGCGTCGTTCTGACGTATGCACAGGTTGCGGCGCATCCCACGAAGCACCGGGTCCGGACCGAAGGTCGCAAGACCCTCGTCATTCTCGACGAGATCCACCACGGCGGCGACGCAAAAAGTTGGGGCGAGGCAATCCAGGAGGCGTTCGGTGACGCCACTCGGCGTCTGGCGCTGACCGGAACTCCGTTCCGAAGTGACGACAGCGCAATACCTTTCATTCAGTACGAGCCGGACAAAGAGGGATTGCTGCGCTCCAAAGCCGATCATTCCTACGGTTACTCGGACGCGCTCAAGGACGGTGTTGTCCGTCCGGTTGTCTTCCTCGCATATTCCGGTGAGGCCCGCTGGCGCAACAACGCCGGCGAAGAATTCACCGCCAGACTCGGTGAGCCGCTCAGTGCAGAGCAGACCGCCCGAGCCTGGCGTACGGCACTCGACCCTGCCGGCGATTGGATTCCCGCCGTCCTGCAAGCAGCAGACACCCGTTTGGGGCAGCTGCGTTCCACCGGCATGCCAGACGCCGGTGGATTGGTCATCGCCACCGACCAGACTGTCGCTCGCGAATATGCCAAGGCGTTGACGGCAATCACGGGGGAGGAGCCCACCGTGGTTCTCTCCGACGACCCCACCGCGTCCAAGCGCATTGCGGAATTCGGTGCGAGCGATCAGAAATGGATGGTCGCGGTGCGCATGGTGTCGGAGGGCGTGGACGTTCCGCGTCTGGCCGTCGGCGTGTACGCGACCAGTGCATCGACACCGCTGTACTTCGCGCAGGCCATCGGACGATTCGTGCGTTCACGGCGAAAAGGTGAGACCGCCAGCGTCTTCTTGCCGTCGGTACCGGTCCTGTTGGACCTTGCAGCGCAGTTGGAGGCTCAGCGCGATCACGTCCTGGGCAAGCCGCACCGCGAAAAGGACGGTCTCGACGACGACCTCCTCGCGGACGCCAACAAGCAGAAGGACGAACTCGGCGAGGAAGAAAAAGCGTTCACGTCGCTCGGCGCCGACGCCGAGCTCGACCAGGTGATCTACGACGGCGCCTCGTTCGGAACCGCTACGTTCTCCGGCAGCGACGAGGAAGCCGACTATCTCGGGCTGCCCGGTCTGCTCGATCCCGATCAGATGCGCGCACTGCTGCGTCAACGCCAGGCCGAGCAGGTGAACAACAACACCGCCAAAGCGGCTGCTCCCGCGCCGACCGCCGCGGTGGTGGCGGAACGTGCCGCAACTGCCGACCAACTCGGTGCTTTGCGACGCGAGCTGAACGGCCTGGTCGCGATGAACGTGCACCGCACCGGACGGCCGCACGGAATCATTCATGCCGAACTGCGTCGCGTGTGCGGTGGCCCGCCGACGGCAATTGCCACGGTCGATCAGCTCACCGAGCGCATTGCGATTCTGCGTAGCTGGTAGAAATCCTGCAGACGGCAAAACGGGCGATCACAGTGATTGTGATCGCCCGTTTCGGCGTTCATGGTGCGCCTCGCGAAGAGGCCACCCCCGGCTGACAGGTTAGTTTGCGGGTTCGCTCTCGGAGA
The nucleotide sequence above comes from Rhodococcus sp. KBS0724. Encoded proteins:
- a CDS encoding DUF3039 domain-containing protein is translated as MSTQTKERPDVSTDETTDDDTPKFFHYVKKNKIAESAVMGTHVVALCGEVFPVTKSAKPGSPVCPDCKKIYEGLRKGE
- a CDS encoding class I SAM-dependent methyltransferase; amino-acid sequence: MSTTLLSITPALRTALLRNQFDTDTLLELLGPEVHAALGRSEPVPVRRASREHGDIGVLIRLFLLADDCARDDVAAALAPLTVDDAIEAGLLEISADSAVRAAVDLRPIDVGAGDHWVISDLDGGIRPKQSTTSDHVLGVGHASLSLLQATPTSRVGSVLDVGTGCGIQALHAKTYADSVTATDINQRAIDLTATTMALNGLDVELHQGSWFEPIEGRTFDQVVANPPFVVGEARVHHTYRDSGLDLDGASELMISRSVDYLNPGGTAALLASWVHIEGEDWRSRIASWLPAHGVDAWVVQRDVADPALYVGTWLKDGGQDPRDPATEERANAWLDHLEESNVEGVGFGFVFLRRTDAPTDLMAEDLLHGFSDPLGPEALAYFDRVAWLRDHDVLQERFVVDPNTALERVYLPGEEGWQQVVTRIHRGNGPHWQHEIDDLGAALLAGLRADGLVAGELVELLAAANGEDPDDLSAGVVALLVSLVRHGLVLPVT
- a CDS encoding YihY/virulence factor BrkB family protein translates to MSDKAGPTTHGSDLHHRRWHPLRRTGQLIGRTLSKAWDDSIFAKAATAAFWQTLSLAPLLLGLLGMIGYIGGWFGPNTVEIIESKIVTFSGTVFSENVVDQIIRPTVTDVLQRGRPEIISVGFLLSLWAGSSAISTFVDSIVEAHGQKDARNPIWQRIFALLLYVMFLGLAVFILPMVALGPTMIGRVLPPSWYDVGSNLVDTFYYPAVGLLVIIGLTTLYKVALPKSLPWHRLLAGALVAGVFFMAASTGLRWYLGFVTGTGYTYGALATPIAFLLFTFFLGFAVVLGAEFNATVQEFWPARATRLEQVREWLAAQQEDDNSAGPVTTLTWHLATSPIRVSGDKADPAAVPTYGRPRSRRANPDGKDCDGMGAETNSATDCADTVESPSSDYGSDPAQRGRSRLPGHSPLRSPS
- a CDS encoding DUF3099 domain-containing protein, with protein sequence MARNGAFGHSDEAGTPDNPVLITEAQLSIDEQHKARVRKYMTIMAFRFPALILAAIAYGIWENGWVSMLIIGASIPLPWIAVLIANDRPPRTKDEPSRYDGRRHNAGEIESSPHHIIES
- a CDS encoding DEAD/DEAH box helicase, producing MTSETTATEVTGAAEVNNSTESAGAQPTASTGSLRAWQRRALTKYLASSPRDFLAVATPGAGKTTFALRVASELLRDRTVDQITVVAPTEHLKHQWAESAQRSGLSLDSRFSNSTGQTSSDYHGVVLTYAQVAAHPTKHRVRTEGRKTLVILDEIHHGGDAKSWGEAIQEAFGDATRRLALTGTPFRSDDSAIPFIQYEPDKEGLLRSKADHSYGYSDALKDGVVRPVVFLAYSGEARWRNNAGEEFTARLGEPLSAEQTARAWRTALDPAGDWIPAVLQAADTRLGQLRSTGMPDAGGLVIATDQTVAREYAKALTAITGEEPTVVLSDDPTASKRIAEFGASDQKWMVAVRMVSEGVDVPRLAVGVYATSASTPLYFAQAIGRFVRSRRKGETASVFLPSVPVLLDLAAQLEAQRDHVLGKPHREKDGLDDDLLADANKQKDELGEEEKAFTSLGADAELDQVIYDGASFGTATFSGSDEEADYLGLPGLLDPDQMRALLRQRQAEQVNNNTAKAAAPAPTAAVVAERAATADQLGALRRELNGLVAMNVHRTGRPHGIIHAELRRVCGGPPTAIATVDQLTERIAILRSW